A single Iodidimonas sp. SYSU 1G8 DNA region contains:
- a CDS encoding Lrp/AsnC family transcriptional regulator, translated as MKLDEIDRKILRLLQDNGRMTNVDLSRQVGISAPPCLRRVRALEENGYIEGYHAKLNATELGFGLTVFAMVGLHSQAEADLQAFEDRVRSWPMVRECHMLNGEIDFMLKIVARDLNEFQTFLTSQLTPAPNVASVKTALTIRSAKNEPGVPFGMA; from the coding sequence ATGAAGCTGGACGAGATCGACCGGAAAATCCTCCGGCTGCTGCAGGACAATGGCCGCATGACCAATGTGGATCTGTCCCGGCAGGTGGGGATTTCGGCGCCGCCGTGCCTGCGCCGCGTGCGTGCGCTGGAGGAGAACGGCTATATCGAGGGCTATCACGCCAAGCTCAACGCGACCGAACTGGGGTTCGGGCTGACCGTGTTCGCGATGGTCGGTCTTCATTCACAGGCGGAAGCCGACCTGCAGGCGTTCGAGGATCGCGTGAGGTCGTGGCCGATGGTGCGTGAATGTCACATGCTCAATGGCGAGATCGACTTCATGCTGAAGATCGTCGCGCGCGACCTCAACGAGTTCCAGACATTCCTGACCTCGCAACTGACGCCGGCCCCGAACGTGGCCAGCGTCAAGACGGCCCTCACCATCCGCAGCGCCAAGAACGAGCCCGGCGTCCCGTTCGGGATGGCATGA
- the trxB gene encoding thioredoxin-disulfide reductase, which translates to MAQRIETKVLIIGSGPAGYTAAIYAARAALSPVMVQGIQPGGQLTITTDVENYPGFADVIQGPWLMEQMRAQAEHVGTQLISDTIVSVDLSRRPFVAIGDSGDEYVGETLIIATGAQARWLGIPGEQKFQGFGVSACATCDGFFYRGKEVIVVGGGNTAVEEALYLTNFATKVTLVHRRGDLRAEKMLQQRLFAHEKIEVIWNAAIDDILGGTDPLGVTGVRLRDTKTGALSEVPAHGVFIAIGHSPSTELFKGQLPLDDGGYILKNPDSTSTSVPGVFAAGDVTDKIYRQAVTAAGMGCMAALEAEKFIAAHEVRSKQAAE; encoded by the coding sequence ATGGCACAACGCATCGAGACGAAGGTTCTCATCATCGGCTCCGGTCCGGCCGGGTATACGGCGGCCATCTACGCCGCCCGCGCCGCCCTTTCACCCGTCATGGTGCAGGGTATCCAGCCCGGCGGCCAGCTCACCATCACCACCGATGTCGAGAACTATCCGGGTTTCGCCGACGTCATCCAGGGCCCCTGGCTGATGGAACAGATGCGTGCGCAGGCCGAACATGTCGGCACCCAGCTCATCTCCGACACCATCGTCAGCGTCGATCTGTCGCGCCGACCGTTCGTTGCCATTGGCGACAGCGGCGACGAATATGTGGGCGAGACCCTGATCATCGCGACGGGCGCGCAGGCCCGTTGGCTGGGCATCCCCGGCGAACAGAAGTTCCAGGGATTTGGCGTCTCCGCCTGCGCCACCTGCGACGGTTTTTTCTATCGCGGCAAGGAAGTGATCGTGGTCGGCGGCGGTAATACCGCTGTCGAGGAAGCGCTGTACCTGACCAATTTCGCCACCAAGGTGACCCTGGTCCATCGTCGGGGCGATTTACGGGCGGAAAAGATGCTGCAGCAGCGCCTCTTCGCCCACGAGAAGATCGAGGTGATCTGGAACGCGGCCATTGACGACATTCTGGGCGGCACCGACCCGCTCGGCGTGACCGGCGTGCGTCTGCGCGACACCAAGACGGGCGCTCTCTCGGAAGTACCCGCGCATGGCGTGTTCATCGCCATCGGTCATTCGCCGTCCACCGAGCTGTTCAAGGGCCAGCTTCCGCTCGACGACGGCGGCTATATCCTGAAGAATCCGGACAGCACCTCGACTTCGGTGCCGGGTGTATTCGCGGCGGGCGATGTGACCGACAAGATCTATCGTCAGGCCGTTACGGCGGCGGGCATGGGTTGCATGGCCGCGCTTGAGGCGGAAAAGTTCATCGCCGCCCATGAGGTCCGTAGCAAGCAGGCGGCAGAATAA
- the greA gene encoding transcription elongation factor GreA, with protein sequence MEKIPMTASGLERIEGDLRRYKHEERPAVIRAISEAREHGDLSENAEYHAAKERQAFIEGQIAELEDMISRAEVIDISKLSGTTVKFGATVTLVDVDTDEERTYQIVGEVEADIKSGLLSINSPLARALIGKSEGEEVDFSAPGGHRAYEVLKVRFI encoded by the coding sequence ATGGAAAAGATTCCCATGACGGCCAGCGGGCTGGAGCGCATCGAAGGCGATCTTCGGCGTTACAAGCACGAGGAGCGGCCGGCGGTGATCCGCGCGATTTCGGAAGCGCGCGAGCACGGGGATCTTTCGGAGAACGCCGAGTATCACGCGGCCAAGGAACGCCAGGCGTTCATCGAAGGGCAGATCGCCGAACTCGAGGACATGATCTCCCGGGCCGAGGTCATCGATATCTCCAAGCTGTCGGGGACGACCGTGAAATTCGGCGCGACCGTCACGCTGGTCGATGTCGATACGGACGAGGAGCGCACCTACCAGATCGTGGGTGAGGTCGAGGCCGATATCAAATCCGGGCTGCTGTCCATCAATTCGCCGCTCGCCCGCGCCCTGATCGGCAAATCCGAAGGCGAAGAGGTCGATTTCTCCGCGCCGGGCGGCCACCGCGCCTATGAGGTGCTCAAGGTACGGTTCATCTAG
- a CDS encoding peroxiredoxin — MTSLVGRKAPDFTSAAVMPDGDIEEALNLYRYLDGHYGILFFYPLNFTFVCPSEILAYNNRADALAALDTKLISVSVDSQYSHYAWRNTPVGEGGLGPVKFPMVADITKQIARDYGVLIDDSVALRATFLIDRRGTIRQALVNDLPLGRDADEALRIVEALRFHEEHGDVCPAGWRKGDAGMPPTREGVAEYLAKHHEAL, encoded by the coding sequence ATGACCAGTCTCGTCGGCCGTAAAGCGCCCGATTTCACCAGCGCTGCCGTCATGCCCGATGGCGACATCGAGGAAGCGCTGAACCTCTACCGTTACCTTGATGGCCACTACGGAATCCTATTCTTCTATCCGCTGAACTTCACCTTCGTGTGCCCGTCCGAAATCCTTGCCTACAACAATCGGGCGGATGCGCTGGCCGCGCTGGACACCAAGCTGATCTCCGTGAGCGTCGATTCCCAGTACAGCCATTACGCGTGGCGCAACACGCCCGTCGGGGAGGGCGGCCTCGGTCCCGTGAAGTTTCCCATGGTGGCCGACATCACCAAACAGATCGCCCGCGACTATGGCGTGCTGATCGACGATTCTGTCGCTCTGCGCGCGACGTTTCTGATCGACCGGCGCGGCACCATCCGTCAGGCCCTGGTCAACGACCTGCCGCTGGGCCGCGACGCCGATGAAGCGTTGCGCATCGTCGAGGCACTGCGCTTCCATGAAGAACATGGCGATGTCTGTCCGGCGGGATGGCGGAAAGGCGACGCCGGGATGCCGCCGACCCGAGAGGGCGTCGCGGAGTATCTCGCCAAGCACCATGAAGCGCTCTAA
- the carB gene encoding carbamoyl-phosphate synthase large subunit, with amino-acid sequence MPKRTDIKSILVIGAGPIIIGQACEFDYSGTQACRALKEEGYRIILVNSNPATIMTDPEVADATYIEPITPDMVRKIIIAERPDALLPTMGGQTALNTALALDENGTLEEFGVQLIGASKEAIAKAEDRLLFREAMEKIGLSCPASRMVSTFAEALDALPVVGLPAIIRPSFTMGGTGGGIAYNREEFETIVRQGLDASPVTQVLIEESVLGWKEFEMEVVRDKADNCIIVCSIENIDPMGVHTGDSITVAPALTLTDKEYQIMRDASLAVLREIGVETGGSNVQFAVNPKDGRMIVIEMNPRVSRSSALASKATGFPIAKVAARLAVGYTLDELTNDITGVTPASFEPTIDYVVTKVPRFAFEKFPNSEPSLTTAMKSVGESMAIGRSFAESLQKALYSLETGLTGLDEIEIPGYDPDDDGKDAVFAAIARPTPERILYIAQAFREGLTLAQINETTHYEPWFLAQIEEIVRAENQLRESRLPADPQELAYYKSMGFSDARIAKLCGIEAEDVYEQRQELGVHPCFRRIDTCGAEFEARTPYMYSSYEVGFDGGECESNPSDREKVIVLGGGPNRIGQGIEFDYCCVHAMYALAEAGYETIMVNCNPETVSTDYDTSDRLYFEPLSEEHVLELIRKEQSRGTLKGVIVQFGGQTPLKLASALETAGVPILGTSPDAIDLAEDRQRFQALLQELGLKQPDNGTATSLDEAKDIAARIGYPVVIRPSYVLGGRGMQIVGDAQGLERYMTEAVRVSGDSPVLIDYYLRNAIEVDVDAIADGETVFVAGIMEHIEEAGVHSGDSACSLPPYSLPAHVIEDIKRQTEALAKGLNVVGLMNVQFAVQGETIYILEVNPRASRTVPFVAKAIGIPLAKIAARVMAGEKLASFSLLEHRIQHVAVKEAVFPFARFPGVDTLLGPEMRSTGEVMGLDWTFGKAFAKSQLASGTNLPLKGTVFISVKDADKNSIIGPCRTLIDMGFKLIATKGTATFLKDQGLPVSRVNKVLEGRPHIVDEIKNGDVQLVINTTEGAQAIEDSFSIRRTALTEKVPYYTTLAGAIAAVLAIESLASGSLEVASLQSYSK; translated from the coding sequence GTGCCTAAGCGGACAGACATCAAGAGCATTCTCGTCATCGGCGCCGGCCCGATCATCATCGGTCAGGCTTGCGAGTTCGACTATTCGGGCACCCAGGCCTGCCGGGCGCTCAAGGAAGAGGGTTACCGGATCATTCTGGTGAACTCGAACCCGGCGACGATCATGACCGATCCGGAAGTGGCCGACGCCACCTATATCGAGCCGATCACGCCCGACATGGTGCGCAAGATCATCATCGCCGAGCGTCCGGACGCGCTGCTGCCGACAATGGGCGGCCAGACCGCCCTGAACACGGCGCTGGCATTGGACGAGAACGGCACGCTGGAGGAATTCGGCGTCCAGCTGATCGGTGCGTCGAAGGAAGCCATCGCCAAGGCCGAGGACCGCCTGCTGTTCCGCGAGGCCATGGAGAAGATCGGACTGAGTTGTCCGGCCAGCCGCATGGTCTCGACGTTCGCGGAAGCGCTGGATGCCCTCCCCGTCGTCGGCCTGCCCGCCATCATCCGCCCCAGCTTCACCATGGGCGGCACGGGCGGTGGCATCGCCTACAATCGCGAGGAATTCGAGACCATCGTCCGCCAGGGCCTGGACGCATCACCGGTCACCCAGGTGCTGATCGAGGAATCGGTGCTCGGCTGGAAGGAATTCGAGATGGAGGTAGTCCGCGACAAGGCGGACAACTGCATCATCGTCTGCTCCATCGAGAACATCGATCCGATGGGCGTGCACACCGGCGATTCCATCACCGTCGCGCCGGCGCTGACCTTGACGGACAAGGAATACCAGATCATGCGCGACGCCTCGCTGGCGGTGCTGCGCGAGATCGGCGTGGAAACCGGCGGATCGAACGTGCAATTCGCGGTCAACCCGAAGGACGGCCGCATGATCGTCATCGAGATGAACCCGCGCGTCTCCCGGTCCTCGGCCCTGGCCTCCAAGGCCACGGGCTTCCCCATCGCCAAGGTCGCCGCCCGCCTTGCCGTCGGCTATACGCTCGACGAACTGACCAACGACATCACCGGCGTGACGCCCGCGTCGTTCGAGCCGACCATCGACTATGTCGTCACCAAGGTGCCGCGCTTCGCCTTCGAGAAATTCCCGAACAGCGAGCCGAGCCTGACCACGGCGATGAAGTCGGTTGGCGAATCCATGGCCATCGGCCGCTCCTTCGCCGAGAGCCTGCAGAAGGCGCTGTATTCGCTGGAGACCGGCCTGACCGGTCTCGACGAGATCGAGATACCGGGTTACGACCCCGACGATGACGGCAAGGATGCCGTGTTCGCCGCCATCGCAAGACCGACGCCGGAACGGATTCTCTATATCGCCCAGGCCTTCCGCGAAGGCCTGACACTCGCGCAGATCAACGAGACCACCCATTACGAACCGTGGTTCCTGGCCCAGATCGAAGAGATCGTGCGCGCCGAGAACCAGCTGCGCGAAAGCCGGCTGCCCGCCGATCCCCAGGAACTGGCCTATTACAAGTCCATGGGCTTTTCCGATGCGCGCATCGCCAAGCTGTGCGGCATCGAGGCCGAGGACGTCTATGAACAGCGACAGGAGCTCGGTGTTCATCCCTGCTTCCGCCGCATCGACACCTGCGGTGCCGAGTTCGAGGCGCGCACGCCCTATATGTACTCGTCCTACGAGGTCGGGTTCGACGGTGGCGAATGCGAGTCCAATCCCAGCGACCGCGAAAAGGTCATCGTGCTGGGCGGCGGACCGAACCGGATCGGCCAGGGGATCGAGTTCGATTATTGCTGCGTGCACGCCATGTATGCGCTGGCCGAAGCCGGCTACGAGACGATCATGGTCAACTGCAATCCGGAGACCGTGTCGACCGATTACGACACCTCGGACCGGCTGTACTTCGAGCCGCTGAGCGAAGAGCATGTGCTCGAACTGATCCGGAAGGAGCAGTCACGCGGCACGCTGAAGGGCGTGATCGTGCAGTTCGGCGGCCAGACCCCGTTGAAGCTGGCGAGCGCGCTGGAGACCGCGGGCGTGCCGATCCTGGGCACCTCGCCCGACGCGATCGACCTCGCCGAAGACCGCCAGCGTTTCCAGGCCCTGCTGCAGGAACTTGGCCTGAAGCAGCCCGACAACGGCACCGCGACCTCGCTCGACGAGGCCAAGGACATCGCTGCCCGTATCGGCTATCCGGTGGTGATCCGCCCGTCCTACGTTCTCGGCGGCCGCGGCATGCAGATCGTCGGCGACGCGCAGGGCCTCGAGCGCTACATGACGGAAGCCGTCCGGGTCTCCGGCGACAGCCCGGTGCTCATCGACTATTACCTGCGCAATGCCATCGAGGTCGATGTGGACGCCATCGCCGATGGCGAGACGGTCTTTGTCGCCGGCATCATGGAGCATATCGAGGAAGCCGGCGTGCATTCGGGCGACAGCGCCTGTTCGCTGCCGCCCTACTCCCTGCCCGCCCACGTCATCGAGGACATCAAGCGACAGACCGAGGCGCTGGCCAAGGGACTCAACGTCGTCGGCCTGATGAACGTGCAGTTCGCCGTGCAGGGCGAAACCATCTACATCCTGGAAGTGAACCCGCGCGCCAGCCGTACGGTACCGTTCGTCGCCAAGGCCATCGGCATTCCGCTGGCGAAGATCGCGGCGCGGGTGATGGCCGGCGAAAAGCTGGCCAGCTTCAGCCTGCTGGAACACCGCATCCAGCACGTCGCGGTCAAGGAAGCCGTCTTCCCCTTCGCGCGCTTCCCCGGCGTCGACACGCTGCTTGGGCCGGAGATGCGCTCGACCGGCGAAGTCATGGGACTGGACTGGACGTTTGGCAAGGCGTTTGCCAAGTCCCAACTGGCCAGCGGCACCAATCTGCCATTGAAGGGCACCGTTTTCATTTCCGTCAAGGATGCCGACAAGAACAGCATCATCGGTCCCTGCCGCACCCTTATCGACATGGGCTTCAAGCTGATCGCCACCAAGGGGACCGCGACCTTCCTGAAGGATCAGGGGCTGCCTGTCAGCCGCGTGAACAAGGTACTGGAAGGCCGCCCGCACATCGTCGACGAAATCAAGAACGGCGATGTCCAACTGGTCATCAATACCACCGAAGGCGCGCAGGCCATCGAGGACAGCTTTTCCATCCGCCGGACGGCACTGACGGAAAAGGTGCCGTATTACACGACGCTGGCCGGTGCAATCGCCGCTGTGCTGGCGATCGAAAGCCTGGCGTCCGGCAGCCTTGAAGTCGCGAGCCTGCAATCCTATTCTAAGTAG
- the carA gene encoding glutamine-hydrolyzing carbamoyl-phosphate synthase small subunit, translating to MPENVILPDAPPHRGITAALVLHDGTVYWGYGAGATGSAVGEVCFNTAMTGYQEILTDPSYAAQIVTFTFPHVGNVGANFEDVEAQNAAARGLVLRERITEPSSFRAVSHLNDWLASHNLIAITGVDTRRLTRRIRLGGAPNGVICHAPDGNFDIRALYEQARAWPGLEGMDLAKDVSCTQTYSWDQTRWSLEGGYGRQEAPVAHIVAVDYGLKHNIARSLATEGARVTVVPATATAEEIMAHKPDGIFLSNGPGDPAATGEYAVPVIKDLIDTGLPIFGICLGHQMLALAMGGTTLKMHQGHRGANHPVKDLRTGKVEITSMNHGFTVDAGSLPASVDITHVSLFDGTVCGLAVKDKPIFSVQHHPEASPGPQDSHYLFTRFMDMVAKRA from the coding sequence ATGCCTGAAAACGTCATTCTACCAGACGCGCCGCCCCATCGCGGGATCACGGCGGCTCTGGTCCTTCATGATGGCACTGTCTATTGGGGCTACGGCGCGGGCGCGACCGGCAGCGCCGTCGGCGAGGTCTGCTTCAATACCGCCATGACCGGATATCAGGAAATCCTGACCGACCCGTCCTACGCGGCGCAGATCGTCACCTTCACCTTCCCCCATGTGGGCAATGTCGGCGCCAATTTCGAGGATGTGGAGGCGCAGAACGCCGCCGCGCGAGGTCTGGTGCTGCGCGAGCGTATCACCGAGCCGTCCAGCTTCCGCGCGGTCAGCCATCTGAATGACTGGCTCGCCAGCCACAATCTCATCGCGATCACGGGCGTCGACACGCGCCGGCTGACCCGACGCATTCGTCTCGGCGGCGCGCCCAACGGGGTGATCTGCCACGCACCGGACGGCAATTTCGACATCCGCGCCCTGTACGAGCAGGCGAGGGCATGGCCCGGCCTGGAAGGCATGGACCTGGCCAAGGATGTCAGCTGCACGCAGACCTACAGCTGGGACCAGACCCGCTGGTCCCTGGAGGGCGGCTATGGCCGGCAGGAAGCGCCCGTGGCGCATATCGTCGCCGTCGATTACGGCCTGAAGCATAATATCGCCCGCTCGCTGGCGACCGAGGGCGCGCGGGTGACCGTCGTCCCGGCCACCGCGACCGCCGAAGAGATCATGGCGCATAAGCCTGATGGCATCTTCCTGTCCAATGGCCCCGGCGACCCCGCTGCCACCGGCGAGTACGCCGTCCCGGTGATCAAGGACCTGATCGACACCGGGCTGCCGATATTCGGTATCTGTCTCGGGCACCAGATGCTCGCGCTCGCCATGGGCGGCACGACGCTGAAAATGCACCAGGGGCATCGCGGGGCTAATCACCCGGTCAAGGATCTGCGTACCGGCAAGGTCGAGATCACGTCCATGAACCACGGCTTTACCGTGGATGCGGGCAGCCTGCCCGCCAGCGTCGACATCACCCATGTCTCGCTGTTCGATGGCACCGTCTGCGGGCTCGCCGTCAAGGACAAGCCGATCTTCTCCGTACAGCATCATCCCGAGGCGTCGCCGGGCCCGCAGGATAGCCACTACCTCTTCACCCGGTTCATGGACATGGTGGCCAAGCGTGCCTAA